A section of the Hevea brasiliensis isolate MT/VB/25A 57/8 chromosome 17, ASM3005281v1, whole genome shotgun sequence genome encodes:
- the LOC110658172 gene encoding uncharacterized protein LOC110658172 isoform X1, with the protein MPNLKIFHEKLSTKLRCSERVGDVGDWLNNTGRRSKKLEPIHYHVGWKTNVSKAPRKEVLGDLSNSLKPSLNRASKKQNSSIFSLSEKETGAFQNALDVPKQKSTSKASGKVQTSGRKALSDISNSGKPNRNEESKNCNAKLSVVAEESIDANAIAEETFLHNHQECIKAQARSMGLDQFLETIGLDNVFSKRQANHMSIKFMFQAQSPQRHLKMEEMKEQLFEDGSWIHNMSSKLDSPPACSTPKSARHYMRLDYNFKLLESP; encoded by the exons ATGCCCAATTTGAAGATCTTTCACGAAAAACTGTCAACAAAACTGCGATGCTCGGAAAGAGTGGGCGACGTTGGAGATTGGCTAAATAATACTGGGAGAAGAAGCAAGAAATTAGAACCCATTC ACTATCATGTTGGCTGGAAGACCAATGTCTCTAAAGCGCCAAGGAAAGAAGTGCTTGGTGATTTGTCAAATTCACTGAAGCCTTCGCTGAATCGGGCATCAAAGAAGCAGAACTCTAGCATTTTCTCCTTGTCTGAGAAAGAGACTGGTGCCTTTCAAAATGCACTTGACGTCCCCAAGCAGAAGAGTACATCTAAAGCCTCAGGGAAAGTGCAAACCAGTGGCAGGAAGGCGCTTTCTGACATTTCAAATTCTGGGAAGCCAAACCGGAATGAGGAATCAAAGAACTGCAATGCAAAGTTAAGTGTTGTGGCAGAGGAGTCAATCGATGCCAATGCAATTGCAGAGGAAACGTTTCTGCACAATCATCAAGAATGTATCAAAGCACAAGCAAGATCTATGGGCTTGGATCAATTTCTAGAGACAATTGGACTCGACAATG TTTTTTCCAAACGGCAGGCAAATCATATGTCAATTAAG TTTATGTTTCAGGCTCAGAGTCCCCAAAGGCACTTGAAAATGGAAGAGATGAAGGAGCAGCTGTTTGAAGATGGATCCTGGATACACAATATGTCTAGCAAACTTGATTCTCCGCCTGCTTGCAGTACTCCAAAATCGGCAAGGCATTATATGCGTCTTGACTACAACTTCAAGTTGTTAGAATCCCCATAA
- the LOC110658170 gene encoding scarecrow-like protein 8: MTSRFSGSGADFYTGIVGRSIISMNSNNPSQPSYRNQLSQMFLDPTSQIAQHRTTATNLTTQSVIGKRTLADFQAHQQQQLQQSNLNPALNDLLLRSVKPRMYQHTSPISPLSSIELSANMSPELPSSQRCGVPLLQRLRPQPINLGHGPTIQSAKHTSSSFPYVNMLQNQNGGGGVVMVGQESKKKMMNRLQELEKQLLDDNEDDEGDAVSVITNGNSEWSETIQNLITSSSANLISPSPTSSSSSPCSSSTSVTTPVHNCSKQTLLDAASAIYEGKTGVASEILTRVSQFSNPKGNSEQRLMEYMLIALKSRVNPAENPPPVAELYSKEHLGSTRLLYEVSPCFKLGFMAANLAILEATVDQPTSSSGLHVIDFDVGQGCQYINLLHALSERLNRKPSIVKITAVADNGGEEKERLKLVGGKLSQVAERLAGVSLRFNVVSCKLGELSRDSLGCDPEEPLAVNFAFNLYRMPDESVSTENPRDELLRRVKGLAPRVVTLVEQEMNTNTAPFMARANEACSYYGALFDSIESTMQRENLDRVKVEEGLGRKLANSVACEGRDRVERCEVFGKWRARMGMAGFELKPLSQNVGESMKARLSSGNRLNTGFTVKEENGGVSFGWMGKTLTVASAWR; encoded by the coding sequence atgacatCAAGGTTCTCCGGCAGTGGCGCAGATTTCTACACCGGCATCGTGGGTAGATCCATAATCTCCATGAATTCCAACAACCCATCTCAACCTTCCTATAGAAACCAGCTCTCTCAAATGTTTCTAGACCCTACCTCTCAGATCGCTCAACACCGAACAACCGCCACGAACTTAACAACCCAAAGCGTAATCGGAAAACGAACGCTTGCCGATTTCCAAGCACATCAACAGCAACAGCTACAGCAGTCAAACCTAAACCCAGCACTAAATGATCTGCTCCTTCGGTCCGTGAAGCCCAGGATGTACCAACATACATCCCCAATCTCCCCTCTCTCGTCCATCGAATTATCGGCTAACATGTCTCCAGAATTACCCTCGTCTCAGCGTTGCGGTGTGCCTCTTCTTCAACGGCTCAGGCCCCAGCCCATCAATCTTGGGCACGGACCCACCATTCAGTCTGCGAAACACACCTCTTCCTCTTTTCCTTACGTGAACATGCTCCAAAATCAAAACGGAGGAGGGGGAGTGGTTATGGTAGGACAAGAATCAAAAAAGAAGATGATGAATCGATTGCAGGAGCTGGAGAAGCAGCTTCTGGATGACAACGAAGACGACGAAGGCGATGCGGTTTCGGTGATTACTAACGGTAACAGCGAGTGGTCAGAAACTATACAGAATCTCATCACTTCTTCAAGTGCCAACCTGATTTCTCCATCGCCTACTTCATCGTCCTCATCTCCTTGTTCCTCCTCAACATCGGTGACCACTCCAGTCCACAATTGCTCAAAACAAACGCTACTTGACGCTGCTTCCGCCATTTACGAAGGCAAAACTGGTGTTGCGAGTGAGATCTTGACGCGGGTATCTCAGTTCTCGAACCCGAAAGGGAATTCTGAACAGAGATTGATGGAATACATGTTGATAGCACTCAAATCACGGGTTAACCCCGCGGAGAACCCGCCGCCAGTGGCGGAGCTGTATAGCAAGGAACATTTGGGGTCGACCCGGTTACTGTATGAAGTctctccttgtttcaaacttgGGTTTATGGCTGCTAATCTCGCAATTCTTGAGGCTACCGTAGACCAGCCCACCAGCAGCAGCGGGCTTCATGTTATCGATTTCGATGTAGGCCAGGGATGCCAATACATAAATCTTTTGCACGCGCTATCTGAGCGTCTGAATAGGAAGCCTTCCATTGTGAAGATCACAGCGGTAGCTGATAATGGAGGGGAAGAGAAAGAGAGGTTGAAGTTGGTTGGTGGTAAGCTGAGTCAAGTCGCAGAACGGCTTGCTGGGGTTTCTTTACGTTTCAACGTTGTGAGCTGTAAACTCGGTGAGTTGAGCCGCGACTCATTGGGTTGCGATCCTGAAGAGCCTTTGGCCGTAAATTTTGCATTCAACCTGTATCGAATGCCTGACGAGAGTGTCTCAACGGAGAATCCTCGAGACGAACTTCTGCGGCGCGTGAAGGGGTTGGCGCCACGCGTGGTGACGCTAGTGGAACAAGAAATGAACACAAATACGGCTCCATTCATGGCGCGAGCGAACGAGGCCTGCTCGTATTATGGGGCATTGTTTGACTCGATTGAGTCGACGATGCAGAGGGAGAACTTAGATAGAGTGAAGGTGGAAGAAGGACTGGGTCGGAAACTCGCCAACTCGGTTGCTTGCGAAGGTAGGGACCGTGTGGAAAGATGCGAAGTGTTTGGGAAATGGCGGGCCCGGATGGGAATGGCAGGGTTCGAGTTGAAGCCACTGAGTCAAAACGTGGGAGAGTCGATGAAAGCCAGACTGAGTTCTGGAAACCGGTTGAACACAGGTTTCACTGTTAAAGAAGAAAATGGTGGGGTTAGTTTCGGTTGGATGGGAAAAACACTCACCGTCGCATCTGCTTGGCGTTAG
- the LOC110658172 gene encoding uncharacterized protein LOC110658172 isoform X2 — protein MPNLKIFHEKLSTKLRCSERVGDVGDWLNNTGRRSKKLEPIHYHVGWKTNVSKAPRKEVLGDLSNSLKPSLNRASKKQNSSIFSLSEKETGAFQNALDVPKQKSTSKASGKVQTSGRKALSDISNSGKPNRNEESKNCNAKLSVVAEESIDANAIAEETFLHNHQECIKAQARSMGLDQFLETIGLDNVFSKRQANHMSIKAQSPQRHLKMEEMKEQLFEDGSWIHNMSSKLDSPPACSTPKSARHYMRLDYNFKLLESP, from the exons ATGCCCAATTTGAAGATCTTTCACGAAAAACTGTCAACAAAACTGCGATGCTCGGAAAGAGTGGGCGACGTTGGAGATTGGCTAAATAATACTGGGAGAAGAAGCAAGAAATTAGAACCCATTC ACTATCATGTTGGCTGGAAGACCAATGTCTCTAAAGCGCCAAGGAAAGAAGTGCTTGGTGATTTGTCAAATTCACTGAAGCCTTCGCTGAATCGGGCATCAAAGAAGCAGAACTCTAGCATTTTCTCCTTGTCTGAGAAAGAGACTGGTGCCTTTCAAAATGCACTTGACGTCCCCAAGCAGAAGAGTACATCTAAAGCCTCAGGGAAAGTGCAAACCAGTGGCAGGAAGGCGCTTTCTGACATTTCAAATTCTGGGAAGCCAAACCGGAATGAGGAATCAAAGAACTGCAATGCAAAGTTAAGTGTTGTGGCAGAGGAGTCAATCGATGCCAATGCAATTGCAGAGGAAACGTTTCTGCACAATCATCAAGAATGTATCAAAGCACAAGCAAGATCTATGGGCTTGGATCAATTTCTAGAGACAATTGGACTCGACAATG TTTTTTCCAAACGGCAGGCAAATCATATGTCAATTAAG GCTCAGAGTCCCCAAAGGCACTTGAAAATGGAAGAGATGAAGGAGCAGCTGTTTGAAGATGGATCCTGGATACACAATATGTCTAGCAAACTTGATTCTCCGCCTGCTTGCAGTACTCCAAAATCGGCAAGGCATTATATGCGTCTTGACTACAACTTCAAGTTGTTAGAATCCCCATAA
- the LOC110658172 gene encoding uncharacterized protein LOC110658172 isoform X4 → MPNLKIFHEKLSTKLRCSERVGDVGDWLNNTGRRSKKLEPIHYHVGWKTNVSKAPRKEVLGDLSNSLKPSLNRASKKQNSSIFSLSEKETGAFQNALDVPKQKSTSKASGKVQTSGRKALSDISNSGKPNRNEESKNCNAKLSVVAEESIDANAIAEETFLHNHQECIKAQARSMGLDQFLETIGLDNGSESPKALENGRDEGAAV, encoded by the exons ATGCCCAATTTGAAGATCTTTCACGAAAAACTGTCAACAAAACTGCGATGCTCGGAAAGAGTGGGCGACGTTGGAGATTGGCTAAATAATACTGGGAGAAGAAGCAAGAAATTAGAACCCATTC ACTATCATGTTGGCTGGAAGACCAATGTCTCTAAAGCGCCAAGGAAAGAAGTGCTTGGTGATTTGTCAAATTCACTGAAGCCTTCGCTGAATCGGGCATCAAAGAAGCAGAACTCTAGCATTTTCTCCTTGTCTGAGAAAGAGACTGGTGCCTTTCAAAATGCACTTGACGTCCCCAAGCAGAAGAGTACATCTAAAGCCTCAGGGAAAGTGCAAACCAGTGGCAGGAAGGCGCTTTCTGACATTTCAAATTCTGGGAAGCCAAACCGGAATGAGGAATCAAAGAACTGCAATGCAAAGTTAAGTGTTGTGGCAGAGGAGTCAATCGATGCCAATGCAATTGCAGAGGAAACGTTTCTGCACAATCATCAAGAATGTATCAAAGCACAAGCAAGATCTATGGGCTTGGATCAATTTCTAGAGACAATTGGACTCGACAATG GCTCAGAGTCCCCAAAGGCACTTGAAAATGGAAGAGATGAAGGAGCAGCTGTTTGA
- the LOC110658172 gene encoding protein PATRONUS 1 isoform X3, which yields MASQAGDYHVGWKTNVSKAPRKEVLGDLSNSLKPSLNRASKKQNSSIFSLSEKETGAFQNALDVPKQKSTSKASGKVQTSGRKALSDISNSGKPNRNEESKNCNAKLSVVAEESIDANAIAEETFLHNHQECIKAQARSMGLDQFLETIGLDNVFSKRQANHMSIKFMFQAQSPQRHLKMEEMKEQLFEDGSWIHNMSSKLDSPPACSTPKSARHYMRLDYNFKLLESP from the exons ATGGCATCACAAGCTGGGG ACTATCATGTTGGCTGGAAGACCAATGTCTCTAAAGCGCCAAGGAAAGAAGTGCTTGGTGATTTGTCAAATTCACTGAAGCCTTCGCTGAATCGGGCATCAAAGAAGCAGAACTCTAGCATTTTCTCCTTGTCTGAGAAAGAGACTGGTGCCTTTCAAAATGCACTTGACGTCCCCAAGCAGAAGAGTACATCTAAAGCCTCAGGGAAAGTGCAAACCAGTGGCAGGAAGGCGCTTTCTGACATTTCAAATTCTGGGAAGCCAAACCGGAATGAGGAATCAAAGAACTGCAATGCAAAGTTAAGTGTTGTGGCAGAGGAGTCAATCGATGCCAATGCAATTGCAGAGGAAACGTTTCTGCACAATCATCAAGAATGTATCAAAGCACAAGCAAGATCTATGGGCTTGGATCAATTTCTAGAGACAATTGGACTCGACAATG TTTTTTCCAAACGGCAGGCAAATCATATGTCAATTAAG TTTATGTTTCAGGCTCAGAGTCCCCAAAGGCACTTGAAAATGGAAGAGATGAAGGAGCAGCTGTTTGAAGATGGATCCTGGATACACAATATGTCTAGCAAACTTGATTCTCCGCCTGCTTGCAGTACTCCAAAATCGGCAAGGCATTATATGCGTCTTGACTACAACTTCAAGTTGTTAGAATCCCCATAA